In Arthrobacter burdickii, one DNA window encodes the following:
- a CDS encoding class I SAM-dependent methyltransferase, which yields MGPDPDAEAVAERILDAARGTIDILAIHLGDRLGWYRSLAREGPASSSELAQRTGTSERYVREWLEQQAITGLLAVTGDDSRRFTLPQGSAEVLTDTGSLNYLAPLARMLAGAAIQLPALQRSYRTGTGVSWSEFGADARESQAEMNRPWFELKLADALGGAPSLMSRLQPEGTRIADIGCGAGWSTIALARMFPMARVHGFDIDTESITLARTNATITGSAVSFEHADATELPSARFDAIFAFECVHDLPYPVEVLAAARRALRQDGTLVVMDEAVAASFAPPGDDLERLMYGFSLLICLPDGMAHPDSAGTGTVMRPDTLRRYALDAGFADVRILPIEDFGFFRFYELVP from the coding sequence ATGGGCCCGGACCCGGATGCTGAAGCTGTCGCCGAACGCATCCTGGATGCGGCGCGCGGCACGATAGACATACTCGCCATCCACCTCGGCGATCGGCTCGGTTGGTATCGGAGCCTTGCGAGGGAGGGGCCTGCGTCGTCGTCCGAGCTGGCGCAGCGGACCGGCACGTCCGAGCGCTACGTTCGCGAGTGGCTCGAGCAGCAGGCCATCACGGGCCTGCTCGCCGTCACGGGGGATGACAGCCGCCGTTTCACCCTGCCGCAGGGCTCGGCCGAAGTCCTCACCGATACGGGCAGCCTCAACTATCTCGCGCCCCTGGCTCGGATGCTCGCCGGTGCGGCGATCCAGCTTCCGGCGTTGCAGCGTTCCTATCGGACCGGCACCGGGGTCTCGTGGTCGGAGTTCGGCGCTGATGCCCGCGAGTCCCAGGCCGAGATGAATCGACCATGGTTCGAGTTGAAACTGGCCGATGCGTTGGGCGGAGCGCCTTCACTGATGTCCCGGTTGCAGCCAGAGGGGACCAGGATCGCCGACATCGGGTGTGGCGCCGGCTGGTCGACGATCGCGCTTGCCCGGATGTTTCCGATGGCGCGGGTGCACGGATTCGATATCGACACCGAGTCGATAACGCTCGCGCGGACCAACGCGACCATCACGGGAAGTGCTGTCAGCTTCGAGCATGCCGACGCGACGGAATTGCCCTCGGCTCGATTCGACGCGATCTTCGCCTTCGAGTGCGTTCATGACCTGCCCTACCCGGTCGAGGTGCTGGCCGCGGCGCGCCGGGCGCTCCGGCAGGACGGCACCCTGGTTGTCATGGACGAGGCCGTGGCCGCATCCTTCGCTCCTCCGGGCGACGACTTGGAACGGCTCATGTACGGCTTCAGCCTCCTGATCTGCCTGCCCGACGGAATGGCGCATCCCGACAGCGCCGGCACTGGCACCGTCATGCGACCGGACACGCTCCGCCGATACGCTCTGGACGCCGGATTCGCCGACGTCAGAATCCTGCCGATCGAGGACTTCGGGTTCTTCCGCTTCTACGAGCTGGTGCCCTAG
- a CDS encoding alpha/beta fold hydrolase: MEEQVLDLTLRTRIAVPCLVHGDADARPVLLLHAWGESRKSFDRLVPLLPGCRIYAPDLRGQGDADKPESGYSLSDQAEDVAAILDALDVPKVCVLGSSSGGYVTQQLAVTYPERVVSLVLVGVPLSLHGRASFADEVERLADPIDESWVRESLSWFPLLHEVPSWFIEDRVLDGVKMPAHAWKGILQGLSAATPPTDLGNIRAPALLLWGEHDGLLPREHQQALATRIPGSVVRIYPGVAHMVLWECPDLVARDTLTFFNSID; encoded by the coding sequence ATGGAAGAGCAGGTCCTGGATCTCACGCTCCGGACACGCATCGCGGTACCGTGTCTCGTGCACGGCGACGCCGACGCGCGGCCGGTACTGCTGCTGCATGCGTGGGGCGAGTCGCGAAAGAGCTTTGATCGGCTCGTGCCACTACTTCCTGGGTGCAGGATCTACGCCCCCGACCTCCGGGGGCAGGGCGACGCGGACAAGCCGGAGTCCGGTTACTCGTTGTCCGACCAGGCGGAAGACGTTGCCGCGATTCTCGACGCACTCGACGTGCCGAAGGTCTGCGTTCTCGGCTCCTCCAGCGGTGGATACGTCACCCAGCAGTTGGCGGTCACCTACCCGGAAAGAGTCGTGTCGCTGGTACTCGTCGGCGTTCCCCTGAGTCTCCACGGGCGGGCCTCGTTCGCCGATGAGGTGGAGCGCCTGGCTGACCCCATCGACGAGAGCTGGGTTCGAGAGTCGCTCTCCTGGTTTCCACTACTGCACGAGGTTCCCTCGTGGTTCATCGAGGACCGGGTTCTCGACGGTGTCAAGATGCCCGCCCATGCCTGGAAGGGCATACTGCAAGGCTTGAGTGCCGCCACGCCACCCACCGATCTAGGAAATATTCGCGCTCCCGCACTGCTCCTATGGGGTGAGCATGACGGATTGCTGCCGCGGGAACATCAGCAAGCCCTGGCGACTCGAATACCCGGCTCGGTTGTAAGGATCTACCCGGGCGTGGCTCACATGGTCCTCTGGGAATGCCCCGACCTGGTCGCACGCGACACGCTGACATTCTTCAACTCCATCGATTGA
- the mmsB gene encoding multiple monosaccharide ABC transporter permease, with the protein MTTTTPEQATAPVPPRPELAKKKRRRVDMRQYGILAALAVIILLFQVLTGGRLLYPGNVSNLIQQNAYVLILAIGMVIVIIAGHIDLSVGSVVATVGAVAALSMNSWGLPWGAAVALSLLVGALIGAWQGFWVAFVGIPAFIVTLAGMLVFRGVALVLLTGGTISGLPRPFNSIGSGTLPATGTPDLITLGIGALASLALVVQQLKGRADLRRLNLPRERTVSFVLKVAIAVVAIMYLCYLLAYNRGTPIILVILATLVLLYSFLLSRTVFGRHVYAMGGNLYAAMMSGVKTKWVNFFIFVNMGFLAGLAGVVSTARAGSAVASAGQSFELDAIAAVFIGGAAVQGGVGTVVGAVIGGLVMGVLNQGLSILSVDAAWQQVIKGLVLLLAVAFDVYGKRRNGR; encoded by the coding sequence ATGACCACCACCACACCCGAGCAGGCCACCGCGCCCGTCCCGCCACGGCCGGAGCTCGCGAAGAAGAAGCGGCGCAGGGTCGACATGCGCCAGTACGGCATCCTCGCCGCCCTCGCCGTCATCATCCTGCTGTTCCAGGTCCTCACCGGCGGCCGCCTGCTGTACCCCGGCAATGTGAGCAACCTGATCCAGCAGAACGCCTACGTCCTCATCCTCGCGATCGGGATGGTGATCGTCATCATCGCCGGCCACATCGACCTGTCGGTGGGGTCCGTCGTGGCGACGGTAGGAGCGGTTGCCGCACTGTCGATGAACAGCTGGGGGCTTCCGTGGGGTGCGGCCGTCGCGCTGTCACTCCTCGTCGGCGCACTGATCGGAGCATGGCAGGGATTCTGGGTCGCCTTCGTGGGCATACCGGCCTTCATCGTCACGCTGGCCGGCATGCTCGTCTTCCGCGGTGTCGCCCTCGTGCTGCTGACCGGCGGAACGATCAGCGGACTGCCCCGGCCGTTCAACTCCATCGGATCCGGCACGCTTCCCGCGACCGGCACGCCCGACCTCATCACGCTCGGCATCGGAGCTCTCGCCTCGCTGGCGCTGGTGGTCCAGCAGCTCAAGGGACGCGCGGACCTGCGCCGCCTCAACCTGCCCCGTGAGCGCACCGTGTCCTTCGTCCTCAAGGTCGCGATCGCCGTCGTCGCCATCATGTACCTGTGCTACCTCCTCGCGTACAACCGCGGCACGCCGATCATCCTCGTCATCCTCGCGACCCTCGTCCTGCTCTATTCGTTCCTGCTCTCACGGACCGTCTTCGGACGCCACGTCTACGCCATGGGTGGGAACCTCTACGCGGCGATGATGTCCGGGGTGAAGACGAAGTGGGTCAACTTCTTCATCTTCGTGAACATGGGCTTCCTGGCGGGTCTCGCGGGTGTCGTCAGCACGGCGCGTGCCGGCAGTGCTGTGGCCTCGGCCGGCCAGAGCTTCGAACTCGATGCCATCGCCGCCGTCTTCATCGGTGGTGCCGCGGTCCAGGGCGGTGTCGGCACCGTGGTCGGCGCGGTAATCGGCGGCCTCGTCATGGGCGTCCTCAATCAGGGGCTGTCCATCCTCTCGGTGGACGCAGCCTGGCAGCAGGTCATCAAGGGCCTCGTGCTCCTGCTCGCCGTCGCGTTCGACGTCTACGGCAAGCGCCGGAACGGCCGCTAG
- the mmsA gene encoding multiple monosaccharide ABC transporter ATP-binding protein has product MSDVILEMDGIVKEFSGIRALDGVSVSVERGEVHAICGENGAGKSTLMKVLSGVYPHGSFDGTITLDGRPVAYSSINDSERDGVVIIHQELALSPYLSIAENIFLGNEVQRGGVIDWNKTNLMAAELLARVGLQENPATKVLELGVGKQQLVEIAKALSKEVKLLILDEPTAALNDDDSAHLLGLIEQLRTQGITSIIISHKLKEIRAIADTVTVIRDGQTIESFDVTDSDDIETRIIRAMVGRPLDHQFPPREPDIGEEKFRVEEWTVHHPIDVERVVVDRASFSVRAGEIVGFAGLMGAGRTELAMSIFGRSYGSGISGRVYKDGREIQTRTVGEAIRNGIAYVTEDRKRYGLNLIGSITVNVSAAALGKLAKLGIIDRNREYAVADEYRKQMNIKTPSVSAVVGNLSGGNQQKVVLSKWIYSGPDVLILDEPTRGIDVGAKYEIYGIINEMAAQGKAVIVISSELPELIGLSDRIYTIAEGKLTGELDRAHASQEELMRHMTAARIQGAQAP; this is encoded by the coding sequence ATGAGTGACGTAATCCTCGAGATGGACGGAATCGTCAAGGAGTTCAGCGGCATCAGGGCCCTCGACGGCGTCTCGGTCAGCGTGGAGCGCGGCGAGGTCCACGCGATCTGCGGCGAGAACGGGGCGGGGAAGTCCACCCTGATGAAGGTGCTCAGCGGCGTCTATCCGCACGGCAGCTTCGACGGGACCATCACGCTCGATGGACGGCCCGTCGCCTACAGCTCCATCAATGACAGCGAGCGCGACGGCGTCGTCATCATCCACCAGGAACTGGCCCTCAGCCCCTACCTGTCCATCGCCGAGAACATCTTCCTGGGCAACGAGGTCCAGCGCGGCGGGGTGATCGACTGGAACAAGACGAACCTCATGGCCGCCGAGCTCCTCGCGCGCGTGGGGCTGCAGGAGAATCCCGCGACGAAGGTCCTCGAGCTGGGAGTGGGCAAGCAGCAACTCGTCGAGATTGCGAAGGCGCTGTCGAAGGAGGTCAAGCTCCTCATCCTTGACGAGCCGACCGCGGCCCTGAACGACGACGACTCCGCCCACCTGCTCGGTCTGATCGAGCAGCTGCGCACCCAGGGCATCACGTCGATCATCATCTCCCACAAGCTGAAGGAGATCCGCGCCATCGCCGATACGGTCACCGTCATCCGCGACGGGCAGACCATCGAATCCTTCGATGTCACGGACAGCGATGACATCGAGACCCGCATCATCCGTGCCATGGTGGGGCGGCCGCTGGACCATCAGTTCCCACCGCGCGAACCGGACATCGGCGAGGAGAAGTTCCGGGTCGAGGAATGGACCGTGCACCACCCCATCGACGTGGAGAGGGTCGTCGTCGACCGCGCGTCGTTCTCCGTGCGCGCCGGGGAGATCGTCGGCTTCGCCGGACTCATGGGAGCCGGCCGGACAGAACTGGCGATGAGCATCTTCGGACGCTCCTACGGGAGCGGGATCTCCGGGCGGGTCTATAAGGACGGCAGGGAGATCCAGACACGGACCGTCGGCGAGGCGATCCGGAACGGGATCGCCTATGTGACCGAGGACCGCAAGCGCTACGGCCTGAACCTGATTGGCAGCATCACGGTCAACGTCTCGGCGGCTGCCCTCGGCAAGCTCGCCAAGCTCGGCATCATCGACCGGAACAGGGAGTACGCCGTCGCGGACGAGTACCGCAAGCAGATGAACATCAAGACGCCGAGCGTCTCCGCCGTGGTGGGCAACCTGTCCGGCGGGAACCAGCAGAAAGTCGTGCTCAGCAAGTGGATCTACTCGGGACCCGACGTGCTGATCCTCGATGAGCCGACGCGGGGGATCGACGTCGGCGCCAAGTACGAGATCTACGGAATCATCAACGAGATGGCGGCACAGGGCAAAGCGGTAATCGTCATCTCCAGCGAGTTGCCCGAACTGATCGGCCTCTCGGACCGCATCTACACCATCGCGGAAGGCAAGCTCACCGGCGAGCTGGATCGCGCCCATGCCAGCCAGGAGGAACTCATGCGCCACATGACCGCCGCCCGGATCCAAGGAGCACAGGCCCCATGA
- the chvE gene encoding multiple monosaccharide ABC transporter substrate-binding protein, which yields MTTIKNVSAFLLAVGVAAGMSACAPAGSTAPEAEGDDAATTCNVGISMPTRSLERWINDGEGLKEKLEAADCTVDLQYADNKTDQQISQIQNQVAGGAKILVVAAIDGQTLGPALEDAASQDVKVIAYDRLINGTEAVDYYATFDNYKVGQLQGQFIEEKLGLADGKGPFNLEPFAGSPDDNNAAFFFAGAWDVLLPYVESGQLVVPSGKSPADNDGWKSIGILGWGSDDAQAEMDNRLQSFYTGGDKVDVVLSPNDSLALGIEASLDSAGYKPGTDWPLITGQDADVANVKAILGDQQSMTVWKDTRELGSQVESMITAIVAGDEVEVNDTETYDNGSKVVPSYLLDPVVVTKDDVEPKLVESGFVKAADIGL from the coding sequence ATGACCACGATCAAGAATGTCTCGGCCTTCCTGCTGGCAGTCGGTGTCGCAGCGGGAATGTCGGCCTGTGCGCCGGCAGGATCGACCGCCCCCGAAGCCGAGGGCGACGACGCCGCCACCACCTGCAACGTCGGCATCTCCATGCCCACCCGAAGCCTCGAGCGCTGGATCAACGACGGCGAGGGACTCAAGGAGAAGCTCGAGGCCGCCGACTGCACCGTCGACCTCCAGTACGCCGACAACAAGACGGACCAGCAGATCAGCCAGATCCAGAACCAGGTGGCGGGCGGAGCGAAGATCCTCGTCGTCGCAGCGATCGACGGCCAGACGCTCGGCCCCGCGCTCGAGGACGCAGCATCCCAGGACGTCAAGGTCATCGCCTACGATCGGCTCATCAACGGCACGGAAGCCGTGGACTACTACGCCACGTTCGACAACTACAAGGTCGGCCAGCTCCAGGGCCAGTTCATCGAGGAGAAGCTCGGCCTCGCCGACGGCAAGGGCCCCTTCAACCTCGAGCCCTTCGCCGGCAGCCCCGATGACAACAACGCCGCGTTCTTCTTCGCCGGTGCCTGGGACGTCCTGCTGCCCTACGTCGAGTCCGGCCAGCTGGTCGTCCCCTCCGGGAAGTCCCCCGCCGACAACGACGGCTGGAAGTCCATCGGAATCCTCGGCTGGGGTTCGGATGACGCCCAGGCCGAGATGGACAACCGCCTGCAGTCCTTCTACACCGGCGGCGACAAGGTCGACGTCGTCCTGTCCCCCAACGACAGCCTCGCGCTGGGCATCGAGGCTTCCCTCGACTCCGCGGGCTACAAGCCCGGCACCGACTGGCCCCTCATCACCGGGCAGGACGCGGATGTCGCCAACGTCAAGGCCATCCTCGGAGACCAGCAGTCGATGACCGTCTGGAAGGACACCCGCGAACTCGGAAGCCAGGTCGAGTCCATGATCACGGCGATCGTCGCCGGTGACGAGGTCGAGGTCAATGACACCGAGACCTACGACAACGGCAGCAAGGTCGTTCCGTCGTACCTCCTGGATCCCGTGGTGGTGACGAAGGACGACGTCGAGCCGAAGCTCGTGGAGTCCGGCTTCGTCAAGGCAGCAGACATCGGTCTCTGA
- a CDS encoding CGNR zinc finger domain-containing protein → MSFTYDTEVALASAAALINTTREDTDPLDTLEGLDRFLAEQRFSGSRTHTEAELQSVRALRAELEVIWFAEEDDAVGLVNAILRRTNALPQLVRHDEWDWHLHATAPEAPLEERMATEAAMALADVIRGHELDRLHSCAAEDCDGVVLDLSRNRSRRFCDTGNCANRTHVKAYRARRAQSA, encoded by the coding sequence ATGTCTTTCACCTATGACACGGAAGTGGCACTCGCGTCAGCCGCCGCCCTCATCAACACCACCAGGGAGGACACCGACCCGCTCGACACCCTCGAGGGGCTCGACCGCTTCCTCGCCGAGCAGCGCTTCTCCGGCTCCCGGACGCACACGGAGGCCGAACTCCAATCGGTCCGTGCCCTGCGCGCCGAGCTCGAGGTGATCTGGTTCGCGGAGGAGGACGACGCCGTCGGGCTCGTGAACGCGATCCTTCGCCGCACCAACGCACTCCCCCAGCTCGTCCGCCACGACGAGTGGGACTGGCACCTCCACGCCACCGCGCCAGAGGCCCCCCTCGAGGAGCGCATGGCCACGGAGGCCGCCATGGCCCTTGCCGACGTGATCCGCGGACACGAGCTCGACCGCCTCCACTCCTGCGCGGCCGAGGACTGCGACGGCGTGGTGCTCGACCTGAGCCGCAACCGGTCACGGCGCTTCTGCGACACCGGCAACTGCGCCAACCGGACCCACGTGAAGGCGTACCGCGCCCGGAGGGCCCAGAGCGCCTAG
- a CDS encoding EamA family transporter, with product MTLRPTAGLWIAIVSAATFGVSGPFAKSLLEIGWSPGAAVGLRIGGAALVLLVPVLIAMRGRWSTLRGNALTIAIYGTTAIALCQLFYFNAVQRMSVGVSLLLEYLAPVLLVGFLWLRSRKAPQALTIIGAVTAILGLLLVLDLTGDTRLDPVGILFGIAAAVCLVVYFLMSARVDESLPPLVMAGGGMVVAAASILVLGLTGIMPFRFVFADVSLAGGTYSWIVPVVVLVLVATVAAYVTGILAAQHLGSKVASFVALTEVMFAVLAAWLILGELPGAMQLLGGLLIVAGVVCVRLDELRSTEAPRAAALDRPNPVEPVPRP from the coding sequence GTGACCCTGCGCCCCACCGCCGGCCTCTGGATAGCCATCGTCTCGGCAGCCACGTTCGGCGTCTCGGGCCCGTTCGCGAAGTCCCTCCTCGAGATCGGCTGGAGTCCCGGCGCCGCCGTCGGCCTCCGGATCGGAGGAGCGGCCCTCGTGCTGCTCGTCCCGGTGCTGATCGCCATGCGCGGACGTTGGTCCACGCTCCGCGGCAATGCGCTGACGATCGCCATCTACGGCACCACGGCCATCGCCCTGTGCCAGCTGTTCTACTTCAATGCCGTCCAGCGCATGTCCGTCGGTGTCTCGCTCCTGCTCGAGTACCTCGCGCCCGTGCTGCTCGTCGGCTTCCTGTGGCTGCGCTCGCGGAAGGCGCCGCAGGCCCTCACGATCATCGGGGCCGTCACGGCCATCCTCGGACTCCTGCTGGTCCTGGACCTCACCGGTGACACCCGGCTCGACCCGGTCGGCATCCTCTTCGGGATCGCCGCGGCCGTGTGCCTCGTCGTATACTTCCTCATGTCCGCGCGGGTGGACGAATCGCTCCCTCCGCTCGTGATGGCGGGCGGGGGAATGGTGGTCGCGGCCGCGAGCATCCTGGTCCTCGGGCTGACGGGCATCATGCCGTTCCGGTTCGTGTTCGCGGACGTCTCGCTGGCCGGAGGTACCTATAGCTGGATCGTGCCCGTCGTCGTTCTCGTCCTCGTGGCGACGGTGGCGGCGTACGTGACCGGTATCCTCGCCGCCCAGCACCTCGGTTCCAAGGTGGCAAGTTTCGTGGCGCTGACCGAGGTGATGTTCGCCGTGCTCGCGGCGTGGCTGATCCTCGGCGAGCTGCCCGGGGCCATGCAGTTGCTCGGCGGACTCCTGATCGTCGCAGGCGTGGTGTGCGTGCGGCTGGACGAGCTCCGCAGCACCGAAGCCCCCCGGGCAGCCGCGCTGGACCGGCCCAACCCCGTGGAGCCGGTGCCGAGGCCCTGA
- a CDS encoding isochorismatase family protein — translation MTALRRALVIVDVQQQYFDGPLEIQYPPHTESLPNIVRAIDAATAAGIPVVAVQHSAGEGAPVFDPASPQFALHPEVEQRKAESWKSLTKQYGSVYAGTDLADWLRGQQIDTVTLVGYMTNNCILASSVEAEFLGIGTEVLSDGTGAINLANEAGFAPAQAVHQTLMALLNSNWAKVSTTEAWTRALAAGQPLAGSDLGSSAMAGAERASQTDDVRV, via the coding sequence ATGACCGCACTCCGTCGCGCACTCGTTATCGTCGACGTCCAGCAGCAGTACTTCGACGGCCCGCTGGAGATCCAGTACCCGCCGCACACCGAATCGCTGCCGAACATCGTGCGGGCGATCGACGCCGCCACTGCTGCAGGCATTCCCGTCGTCGCCGTCCAGCACAGCGCGGGAGAAGGCGCTCCCGTCTTCGACCCGGCGTCTCCGCAGTTCGCACTCCACCCCGAGGTGGAGCAGCGCAAGGCAGAGAGCTGGAAGTCGCTCACCAAGCAGTACGGCTCCGTGTATGCCGGCACCGATCTCGCGGACTGGCTGCGAGGGCAGCAGATCGACACGGTCACCCTGGTCGGCTACATGACGAACAACTGCATCCTTGCCTCCTCCGTCGAGGCAGAGTTCCTCGGCATCGGCACCGAGGTCCTGTCGGACGGTACCGGCGCCATCAACCTCGCCAACGAGGCGGGCTTCGCGCCCGCACAGGCCGTGCACCAGACGCTGATGGCCCTGCTGAACTCCAACTGGGCCAAGGTCTCCACGACCGAGGCATGGACCCGGGCGCTCGCGGCCGGACAGCCGCTGGCGGGAAGCGACCTGGGCAGCTCCGCCATGGCCGGCGCCGAGCGCGCTTCGCAGACGGACGACGTGCGGGTATGA
- a CDS encoding GlxA family transcriptional regulator, with protein MHIAIYAFDGVPMFHLAVPQMVFDEVRRQGYEQWTTTLFSDRAGAVRTAEGYLISGVAGPQVSGDADIVVVPSWFDDGRVAGDGLQDVLRAAHERGATIAGLCMGALPVADTGLLDGRQAVTHWKVVDALAERRSSVRTDASVLYIDHGDVITSAGTASAIDACLHLVRRHLGAAATNSVSRALVVAPHREGGQAQYIERPLPPQRGEDPVSAVLEWALQNLAEPLTIEQLAVRAHMSRRTFVRTFRASTGATPAAWVRSRRLDESRRLLEETNLPMDQVADASGFASAVTMRQNFAAAFRTTPTEYRRRFDALPAPGALGD; from the coding sequence GTGCACATCGCCATCTACGCCTTCGACGGCGTGCCGATGTTCCATCTCGCGGTGCCGCAGATGGTCTTCGACGAGGTCAGGCGGCAGGGGTACGAGCAGTGGACGACGACCCTGTTCTCGGACAGGGCGGGGGCTGTCAGGACCGCGGAGGGCTACCTCATCAGCGGCGTTGCGGGACCGCAGGTCTCCGGTGACGCCGACATCGTCGTCGTGCCTTCGTGGTTCGACGACGGAAGGGTCGCCGGGGACGGGCTGCAGGATGTCCTGAGGGCAGCCCACGAGCGTGGTGCGACGATCGCGGGGCTCTGCATGGGTGCTCTTCCCGTTGCTGACACCGGGTTGCTCGATGGGCGGCAGGCGGTCACGCACTGGAAGGTCGTGGATGCCCTGGCAGAGCGGCGTTCGAGCGTCCGGACGGACGCATCAGTCCTGTACATCGATCACGGGGACGTCATCACGTCGGCCGGGACCGCTTCGGCCATCGACGCCTGCCTGCACCTGGTCCGCAGGCATCTCGGTGCGGCGGCGACCAACTCGGTGTCGCGTGCGCTTGTCGTGGCACCGCACCGCGAGGGGGGCCAGGCCCAGTACATCGAGCGTCCCCTTCCACCCCAGCGTGGCGAGGACCCGGTCTCGGCAGTGCTCGAGTGGGCGCTCCAGAACCTCGCCGAGCCGCTGACCATCGAACAGTTGGCGGTACGGGCTCATATGAGTCGGCGTACCTTCGTCCGGACCTTCCGTGCGAGCACCGGGGCGACCCCTGCAGCGTGGGTGCGCAGCAGGAGGCTCGACGAGAGCCGCAGGCTGCTCGAGGAGACGAACCTGCCCATGGACCAGGTCGCTGATGCCAGCGGGTTCGCCAGCGCCGTCACGATGCGGCAGAACTTCGCGGCAGCGTTCAGGACCACGCCCACGGAATACCGACGACGCTTCGACGCACTTCCCGCACCCGGTGCTCTGGGAGATTAA
- a CDS encoding DUF4396 domain-containing protein, protein MSEHLHSGHHDHHAHDGGPAATSWSMAATATLHCLTGCAIGEVLGMVIGTSLGLHDLATVVLSVALAFVFGYALTMRGVLRAGVPWRSALKVALAADTISITVMEIIDNTAMLTIPGAMDAGIASVLFWMSLAASLVLAFLITTPVNRWLISRGKGHAVVHQYHH, encoded by the coding sequence ATGAGCGAGCACCTGCATTCCGGACACCATGACCACCACGCCCATGACGGAGGGCCGGCGGCGACGTCCTGGTCGATGGCCGCGACAGCGACCCTGCACTGCCTGACCGGATGTGCCATCGGTGAGGTCCTGGGCATGGTGATCGGCACCAGCCTCGGCCTGCACGACCTGGCGACGGTCGTCCTGTCCGTCGCACTGGCGTTCGTCTTCGGCTACGCACTCACGATGCGCGGAGTCCTCCGTGCCGGAGTGCCCTGGCGCAGCGCACTGAAGGTAGCTCTCGCGGCGGACACCATCTCCATCACGGTGATGGAGATCATCGACAACACCGCCATGCTCACCATCCCTGGTGCCATGGACGCCGGCATCGCCTCTGTCCTGTTCTGGATGTCCCTTGCCGCCTCGCTGGTCCTGGCCTTCCTGATCACAACCCCCGTGAACCGTTGGCTGATCAGCCGCGGTAAGGGCCACGCCGTCGTCCACCAGTACCACCACTGA
- a CDS encoding dihydrofolate reductase family protein, translating into MSLVRVHNFSVSLDGFGTGEGQQLDAPFGHAGSRLMEWAFETRTFREMGLPGESEGSSGVDEAFARGWAPGIGVEIMGRNKFGPHRGPWEDEEWKGWWGDNPVFHTPVVVLTHHPRPVLEMEGGTTFHFVDADPGSALEQARALAGDLDVRIGGGVSTIRQFLEADLIDSMHIVVVPIVLGRGERLWEGLEGLEDRFEIETTPSPRGVLHMVFTRRAR; encoded by the coding sequence ATGTCCCTCGTCCGCGTGCACAACTTCTCGGTCTCCCTCGATGGCTTCGGCACCGGCGAGGGCCAGCAACTCGACGCCCCCTTCGGCCACGCGGGCTCGCGGCTGATGGAGTGGGCTTTCGAGACCCGCACCTTCCGCGAGATGGGCCTCCCTGGGGAGTCGGAGGGATCCTCGGGCGTCGACGAGGCGTTCGCCCGCGGGTGGGCGCCCGGAATCGGCGTGGAGATCATGGGGCGCAACAAGTTCGGTCCTCACCGCGGGCCCTGGGAGGACGAGGAATGGAAGGGCTGGTGGGGAGACAACCCCGTCTTCCACACCCCTGTCGTGGTGCTCACCCACCATCCCCGGCCGGTACTCGAGATGGAGGGCGGGACGACCTTCCACTTCGTCGACGCCGATCCCGGGTCCGCACTCGAGCAGGCCCGCGCCCTGGCGGGCGACCTCGACGTCCGGATCGGTGGCGGCGTCAGCACCATCCGACAGTTCCTGGAGGCCGACCTGATCGACTCCATGCACATCGTCGTCGTGCCGATCGTCCTGGGCCGGGGCGAACGGCTCTGGGAGGGGCTCGAAGGACTCGAAGACCGCTTCGAGATCGAGACGACCCCTTCCCCGCGCGGAGTGCTGCATATGGTCTTCACGCGGAGGGCCCGGTAG